A DNA window from [Chlorobium] sp. 445 contains the following coding sequences:
- a CDS encoding ABC transporter ATP-binding protein, giving the protein MPITLKNVIKQYTPQSTLTLNIPNFSVNDGEHLALVGRSGSGKSTLLNLIAGILTPTSGMIDLNGTDIAKLSEAKRDLFRAENIGYVFQTFNLIQSLTACENVLLAMSFAKKVQQPKARAKELLQLVGLGEKAHLKPRELSVGEQQRVAIARAIANEPRIILADEPTANLDEQNADTVLNLLLELASKENRILLLVTHERDVAARLPRTLELKSINHA; this is encoded by the coding sequence ATGCCAATTACACTCAAAAATGTGATAAAACAATACACTCCTCAGAGTACACTTACCCTGAACATTCCAAACTTCTCGGTCAATGACGGCGAACATCTCGCATTAGTGGGTCGATCAGGAAGTGGTAAATCCACACTGCTGAATTTGATTGCAGGTATTCTTACCCCAACCAGCGGCATGATTGACCTCAATGGCACAGACATTGCCAAACTCTCTGAAGCAAAACGCGATCTGTTTCGGGCAGAAAACATTGGATATGTGTTTCAAACTTTTAACCTCATTCAAAGCCTTACAGCCTGCGAAAATGTGCTGTTAGCCATGAGCTTTGCCAAGAAAGTGCAGCAGCCCAAAGCCCGCGCTAAAGAACTCTTGCAACTTGTGGGGTTGGGTGAAAAAGCGCATCTAAAACCGCGAGAACTCTCAGTCGGAGAGCAGCAGCGTGTAGCGATTGCTCGCGCTATTGCAAATGAGCCACGCATTATCTTAGCTGATGAACCAACGGCGAATCTGGATGAGCAAAATGCTGATACGGTGTTGAACCTCTTATTGGAACTTGCCTCAAAAGAAAATCGCATACTTTTGCTCGTAACGCACGAGCGTGATGTAGCGGCGCGTTTGCCGCGCACGCTGGAACTAAAATCTATCAATCATGCCTAG
- a CDS encoding ABC transporter permease, giving the protein MTKKLAFQIGLYVWFVVIIAAALLSPNKVGMLSETTRNMYFHVPMAITAVVAFLTSVWYSIAYLRTKDLEHDIAAESASSLGFLFNLLAMVTGAIWAKVTWGQFWHWDPRQTTIFLVFLMYSAYFALRASVPTAEKRAMLSSVYSIFSFPALIFLYFILPRMVPGLHPGSDKGDVNPAVSSTTDIEIRLILYGSMLGFIALFFWMHNLRVRSARLAQHLAVRSV; this is encoded by the coding sequence ATGACTAAAAAATTAGCGTTTCAAATCGGGCTGTATGTCTGGTTCGTCGTTATCATTGCAGCCGCCTTACTTTCGCCAAATAAAGTCGGGATGCTCAGCGAGACCACACGCAATATGTACTTTCATGTCCCTATGGCGATTACGGCTGTCGTTGCTTTTCTCACTTCCGTTTGGTATAGCATCGCATATCTGCGCACAAAAGATTTGGAGCACGACATAGCAGCCGAATCCGCCTCAAGCCTCGGCTTTTTGTTTAATCTTTTGGCTATGGTCACCGGCGCGATTTGGGCTAAAGTTACTTGGGGACAATTCTGGCATTGGGACCCACGTCAGACCACCATTTTTCTGGTTTTTCTGATGTATTCAGCTTATTTCGCCTTGCGTGCAAGCGTGCCTACTGCAGAAAAACGTGCTATGCTCTCGAGCGTCTACAGCATTTTTTCTTTCCCTGCCTTAATCTTCCTGTACTTTATTTTGCCGAGAATGGTGCCCGGCTTGCATCCCGGTTCCGATAAAGGCGATGTCAATCCTGCCGTCTCAAGCACCACGGACATAGAAATTCGGTTAATTCTCTACGGTTCCATGCTTGGCTTTATTGCGCTGTTTTTCTGGATGCATAACTTGCGTGTGCGTTCAGCACGACTTGCACAGCATCTTGCCGTTCGCAGTGTTTGA
- a CDS encoding tyrosine recombinase, whose product MKDAQALLHQFLCHLEFERRLSRHTLVAYQTDLNQFCEFLQRHFETAHLDHTVLSQIDALTIRLWMGELLSQAMQPRSIGRKLAAVKSFFRYLVHTGELPASPAASVKTPKIDKRLPQFLSIEQTRKLFDEELAKIDTESFEGCRDRAILELLYSSGLRLSELISLQLEDIDMKNGLVRVLGKGKKHRLVPFGNLAKEALKKYFEVRENVLNIHAERRRDNASVVFLTAKAERVYPMLVQRLVKKYLGGITEMRKKSPHVLRHTFATHLLNNGADLRNVSEMLGHSNLSTTEIYTHVTFERLKEVYQQSHPKA is encoded by the coding sequence ATGAAAGATGCTCAAGCGTTACTGCATCAATTTCTGTGTCATCTTGAGTTTGAGCGGCGGCTTTCGCGCCATACGCTGGTTGCCTATCAAACCGATCTGAACCAGTTTTGTGAGTTCTTGCAACGCCACTTTGAGACGGCACATCTTGACCATACGGTGCTAAGTCAAATTGATGCGCTCACGATTCGGTTGTGGATGGGCGAGTTGCTCTCGCAAGCTATGCAGCCGCGCTCAATCGGGCGCAAACTTGCAGCTGTAAAAAGTTTCTTTAGATATCTTGTCCATACAGGTGAGCTACCTGCCTCGCCAGCGGCATCGGTCAAGACGCCAAAGATAGATAAGCGTCTGCCGCAGTTTCTCAGCATAGAGCAGACACGAAAACTCTTCGATGAAGAACTTGCTAAAATAGACACCGAAAGTTTTGAAGGATGCCGCGACAGAGCTATACTTGAGCTGCTCTACAGTTCAGGGTTGCGTCTGTCGGAACTTATTTCGCTGCAGCTCGAAGATATAGATATGAAGAATGGGCTTGTGAGAGTGTTAGGAAAAGGTAAGAAACATCGTCTTGTTCCATTCGGAAATTTAGCAAAAGAGGCGCTAAAAAAATACTTTGAAGTTCGTGAGAATGTGCTTAACATTCACGCAGAGAGACGACGCGATAATGCTTCGGTTGTATTTCTGACGGCGAAAGCCGAGCGCGTCTATCCAATGCTAGTGCAACGGCTCGTCAAGAAATATCTGGGAGGGATTACGGAAATGAGAAAGAAAAGCCCGCATGTCCTGCGCCACACTTTTGCCACACATCTGCTCAACAATGGCGCTGATCTCAGAAACGTTAGCGAGATGCTCGGACACAGTAACCTTTCTACAACTGAAATCTACACTCACGTCACATTTGAACGATTGAAGGAGGTCTACCAGCAGTCGCATCCCAAAGCATAA
- a CDS encoding Fis family transcriptional regulator — protein sequence MNRAQLNGQKHFPREMRIQFTVRHTSKHHHPVEQYARLAVQEFQKYYDGITDCHIVLDHQKNDYVNNKLAEITIHVHHHTFVSREAAETYEKAIDACVMHISRQLQKYKEKVRHL from the coding sequence ATGAACAGAGCTCAACTGAACGGACAGAAGCATTTCCCAAGAGAAATGCGGATTCAATTCACGGTGCGCCATACATCGAAACATCATCACCCTGTTGAGCAATACGCACGACTTGCCGTGCAAGAGTTTCAGAAGTATTATGATGGTATTACGGATTGTCATATTGTGCTTGACCACCAAAAGAATGATTATGTCAACAATAAACTGGCTGAAATCACGATTCATGTGCATCACCATACTTTCGTATCCAGAGAGGCTGCAGAGACGTATGAAAAAGCAATTGATGCCTGTGTAATGCATATCAGCCGTCAGTTACAAAAGTATAAAGAAAAAGTACGCCATCTCTAA
- a CDS encoding diguanylate cyclase yields the protein MATYILRRVLIAIPLIFGVLTLTFFIVRLAPGDPTTLYLAPGVSPKVAEQLRAQFGLNDPLPIQYIKWLSSVLRGDFGQSFSYMRPVFDVIADAAPITLMLSTLALSLQFFFGILLGVISAIKQGSFYDRGLTIFALFLYSMPEFWLSLMLIIIFALKLGLLPASGLESVGAEFLPLDERIMDRILHLILPVFVLSLGSAAGLARYVRGSMLEVLKQDYVRTARAKGLKESTVIYKHALRNALLPVVTILGNSLPILLGGALFVEVIFAIPGMGRVTVEAIFARDYPLIIANTFVSAVLIILGNLLADVLYAVVDPRIKLS from the coding sequence ATGGCAACTTACATTTTGCGGCGTGTGCTCATTGCTATTCCCCTTATTTTTGGCGTGCTGACGCTCACTTTCTTCATTGTTCGCTTGGCACCCGGCGACCCTACCACACTCTATCTTGCTCCCGGTGTCAGTCCCAAAGTCGCTGAGCAGTTGCGTGCACAATTCGGTCTAAATGACCCACTTCCGATTCAGTACATCAAGTGGCTCTCAAGTGTTTTGCGCGGCGATTTTGGTCAGAGTTTTAGCTATATGCGCCCTGTCTTCGATGTCATTGCCGATGCTGCACCCATTACGCTAATGCTTTCTACACTTGCACTTTCATTGCAATTTTTTTTCGGGATTTTGCTTGGCGTCATTTCCGCCATCAAGCAGGGGAGTTTTTACGACAGAGGTTTAACGATTTTCGCGCTCTTTCTCTACTCCATGCCCGAATTTTGGCTCTCGCTGATGCTCATTATCATCTTTGCCTTAAAACTTGGCTTGCTGCCTGCCTCAGGATTAGAGAGCGTGGGCGCAGAATTCCTACCGCTTGATGAACGCATCATGGACCGCATCCTGCATCTGATTTTGCCCGTCTTTGTGCTGAGTTTGGGCAGTGCCGCTGGACTTGCCCGTTATGTGCGTGGCAGCATGCTGGAAGTGCTCAAGCAAGACTATGTGCGCACAGCACGCGCAAAAGGCTTGAAAGAAAGCACGGTCATCTACAAACACGCCTTGCGCAATGCGCTTTTGCCTGTGGTTACCATACTTGGCAATTCGTTGCCGATTTTGCTCGGTGGCGCACTCTTTGTGGAAGTCATTTTTGCAATTCCGGGAATGGGACGCGTTACCGTAGAAGCCATATTTGCACGCGACTACCCGCTCATTATCGCCAACACTTTTGTTTCCGCCGTGTTGATTATCTTAGGAAACTTACTTGCTGATGTGCTTTATGCCGTCGTAGACCCAAGAATCAAACTCAGTTAA
- a CDS encoding HPr kinase/phosphorylase, whose translation MGVALERLNEVDMSKRKVVERDIHRPGLALAGFTNLFTYKRVQIFGNTETRFLNHLPPAKRIQAFENITKFKMPCICLTDSNRLDKALIELATQAGIPVFRTEMPTTKFIYLVTDFLDDHFAPHQTYHGSMVDVYGIGMLLVGRSGIGKSEIALDLVERGHRLVADDAVVLTRKGESVLIGSGTNLVGHFMEIRGLGIIDVQAMFGVRAIRYQKRLEVVVELLEWDSSREYDRTGLEPKFLNILGVNVQHIQLPIYPGKNITVIAEVIALNYLLKHYGYDAAKAFEQRLTEKSPRRVGRVNVATGCNAP comes from the coding sequence ATGGGAGTTGCGCTCGAGCGCCTCAATGAGGTCGATATGTCGAAGCGCAAAGTAGTCGAGCGCGACATTCACCGTCCAGGGCTGGCGCTGGCAGGCTTTACCAACCTTTTTACTTACAAGCGCGTTCAAATTTTTGGCAACACTGAAACACGCTTTCTTAATCACCTGCCACCTGCAAAACGCATTCAAGCCTTCGAGAATATCACCAAGTTCAAAATGCCGTGCATTTGCTTGACCGATAGCAATCGGCTCGATAAAGCACTCATCGAGCTTGCTACACAAGCAGGCATACCTGTGTTTCGCACAGAAATGCCGACTACGAAATTTATTTACCTTGTTACTGATTTTCTCGACGATCACTTCGCACCGCATCAAACTTATCATGGCTCAATGGTCGATGTCTATGGCATTGGCATGCTGCTTGTGGGACGCAGCGGCATTGGTAAGTCAGAAATCGCACTGGATTTGGTTGAGCGCGGTCATCGCTTGGTGGCAGATGATGCGGTGGTCTTAACGCGTAAAGGTGAATCGGTCTTGATTGGCTCAGGCACAAACCTCGTGGGGCATTTTATGGAAATTCGTGGGCTCGGCATTATTGATGTGCAAGCCATGTTTGGGGTGCGTGCCATTCGCTATCAAAAGCGCTTGGAAGTGGTAGTAGAACTGCTCGAGTGGGATTCAAGTCGAGAATACGACCGCACAGGACTTGAGCCCAAATTTCTCAACATTCTCGGCGTCAATGTTCAGCACATTCAGCTGCCGATTTATCCGGGCAAAAATATCACGGTCATTGCAGAGGTGATTGCACTCAATTACCTGCTCAAGCACTATGGTTATGATGCTGCTAAAGCTTTCGAGCAGCGCCTTACTGAAAAATCGCCGCGCAGAGTGGGGCGCGTCAACGTGGCAACGGGCTGCAACGCTCCGTAG
- a CDS encoding TIGR00730 family Rossman fold protein — protein sequence MWSATANLSDEKLRAWIALSHEGWRVFRIMSEFVAGFEKMSELGPAVTIFGSARVKKNDKYYKMAEHMAELLAQNGLGVISGGGPGIMEAANKGAKKAGGASIGFNIELPHEQKPNDYIDPDKLLTFNYFFVRKMMFVKYSQAFIVMPGGYGTLDELSEAITLMQTKKTSAFPVVLIGSEFWGGLMDWIKNTMFKKYHYIAASDLDFMRLVDTPEEALKIILDFYAECDFAPNF from the coding sequence ATGTGGAGTGCTACTGCAAATCTCAGCGATGAAAAGCTGCGTGCGTGGATTGCATTAAGCCACGAGGGCTGGCGTGTGTTTCGTATTATGTCAGAGTTTGTCGCTGGCTTTGAAAAAATGTCAGAATTAGGTCCTGCGGTGACCATTTTCGGCTCGGCACGCGTCAAAAAAAACGACAAGTATTACAAGATGGCGGAGCACATGGCGGAACTGCTGGCACAAAACGGTTTGGGCGTAATTTCAGGCGGCGGACCCGGCATTATGGAAGCAGCTAACAAAGGTGCAAAAAAAGCAGGCGGGGCATCAATCGGCTTCAATATCGAACTGCCGCACGAACAAAAACCCAATGATTACATTGACCCCGACAAATTGCTTACATTCAATTACTTCTTTGTGCGCAAGATGATGTTCGTCAAGTATTCGCAAGCCTTTATCGTGATGCCGGGCGGTTATGGCACGCTCGATGAACTCTCCGAAGCCATTACACTGATGCAAACCAAAAAGACATCAGCATTCCCCGTTGTGCTGATTGGCTCTGAGTTCTGGGGCGGGTTGATGGATTGGATAAAAAACACAATGTTCAAAAAGTATCACTACATCGCCGCATCCGACCTTGATTTTATGCGCCTTGTCGATACGCCCGAAGAAGCACTAAAAATTATTTTAGATTTCTACGCCGAGTGCGACTTTGCACCGAACTTCTAA